The Polaribacter tangerinus genome has a segment encoding these proteins:
- a CDS encoding PBP1 and LysM peptidoglycan-binding domain-containing protein — MKNLKLFVFLCILTFTVSCGQQNKYIEYKVKEGETMRGIAKRLHMKTKDLLRLNPDITKKPSANTVIIIPRKKSQKGFKISPKAKKDSLVKQRETVQSLDTTNIDLISDKELQKKAYIAELEKEFKVHEVKKGDTFIGLTRYYNVSKEAIIALNPILKDGLKLGQIIKILPIEEVYEEEELLYKDTIAENISLKVAFMLPFRAKELDTLTETEIFSNSKLANIVTDLYLGAEIAIDSLRNQGVSVAVELYDTESNSTNIKNIVSNYDLNSNHVIFGPLYSEEVDFIADKVKVPIVFPVFSKKQTQFTDSKVVKTYPNKLLFRAKLLNYISENFQDGNIVVVTDNTSESNFNASQISAVLEQNDSIFKVSTIVSNDGYIKKEKFTDVLQPNMNNFVVLTTNDAVIVASTINSLISLPEEVKARVFSFDKLNTYNKIDNKKLAQLQFTYVSNDYLREDSFYAKDFDATYKRVNGALPSYYATKGFDITYDILIRLASGKKLKNTFKEGFSYRIESKFDYTDQSFKVPENKGLFILKYNEDLTLTRLE, encoded by the coding sequence ATGAAAAATCTCAAGCTTTTTGTATTTCTGTGCATATTAACATTTACTGTTTCTTGTGGTCAGCAAAATAAGTACATCGAATACAAAGTAAAAGAAGGGGAAACCATGCGTGGTATTGCTAAGAGGTTACACATGAAAACCAAAGACTTACTTCGTTTAAATCCGGATATTACAAAAAAACCATCGGCGAATACAGTAATTATTATCCCTAGAAAAAAATCACAAAAAGGATTTAAAATTTCACCCAAGGCAAAGAAAGATAGTCTTGTAAAACAACGGGAAACAGTACAAAGTCTAGATACTACTAATATTGATTTAATTTCAGATAAAGAACTTCAAAAAAAAGCCTACATAGCTGAATTAGAAAAGGAATTTAAAGTACATGAAGTAAAGAAAGGAGATACTTTTATTGGTCTAACAAGGTACTACAATGTAAGTAAAGAGGCTATTATTGCTCTAAACCCAATACTAAAAGACGGTTTAAAGTTGGGGCAGATTATTAAAATTTTGCCAATTGAAGAGGTGTATGAGGAAGAAGAATTGCTTTATAAAGATACCATTGCAGAAAATATTTCTTTAAAAGTAGCATTTATGTTGCCTTTTAGAGCAAAGGAGTTAGACACCTTAACTGAAACTGAAATTTTTAGCAATAGTAAACTAGCCAATATTGTTACAGATTTGTATTTAGGAGCAGAAATTGCTATCGATTCGCTTAGAAATCAAGGTGTTTCAGTAGCTGTAGAACTCTATGATACTGAGAGCAATAGTACAAATATTAAAAATATTGTCTCTAATTACGACCTAAATTCAAATCATGTAATTTTCGGTCCTTTGTATTCGGAGGAAGTTGATTTTATTGCAGATAAAGTAAAGGTTCCAATCGTTTTTCCTGTTTTTTCAAAAAAACAAACTCAATTTACAGACAGTAAAGTAGTAAAAACCTATCCCAATAAGTTGTTGTTTAGAGCAAAGTTACTCAACTATATTTCCGAAAATTTTCAAGATGGGAATATTGTCGTGGTTACCGATAATACCTCTGAATCGAATTTTAACGCCTCTCAAATATCAGCGGTATTGGAACAAAATGACTCTATTTTTAAGGTTTCTACCATTGTATCGAACGATGGATATATTAAAAAAGAGAAATTTACCGATGTGTTACAGCCCAATATGAATAATTTTGTGGTACTAACAACTAATGATGCTGTAATTGTGGCAAGTACTATAAATAGTTTAATCAGTTTACCAGAAGAAGTAAAGGCAAGAGTTTTTTCTTTTGATAAGTTAAATACCTACAATAAAATTGACAACAAGAAATTGGCACAGTTGCAGTTTACTTATGTTAGCAACGATTATTTGAGAGAAGATTCTTTTTATGCCAAAGATTTTGATGCCACTTATAAGAGAGTTAATGGTGCATTACCTTCCTATTATGCCACCAAAGGGTTTGATATTACCTATGATATTTTAATAAGGTTAGCATCCGGAAAAAAGTTAAAGAACACTTTTAAAGAAGGCTTTTCTTATAGAATTGAGAGCAAGTTCGATTATACAGACCAAAGCTTTAAAGTGCCAGAAAATAAAGGGTTATTCATTTTAAAGTACAATGAAGATTTAACTCTAACAAGGTTAGAGTAA
- the ccsA gene encoding cytochrome c biogenesis protein CcsA, whose product MKKILNFLYSTRLMAVLFFVFAVAMGIATFIENDFGTQTSKALIYNAWWFELIMVFFVINFFGNIFRYRLFKKEKWPVLMFHASFILILLGAGITRYVGYEGIMLIEEGETTNKFLSETTYLNAIVDDGNVQKPEINAPILLSALGENNWSYSDNFKTETTEIDFKFELVDYIPWAEKKLIEDENGKEHLFFVESSEGTRHEHWIEKGTIQNIHGVLVGFDAPGDNATLSFTNKDGVLKMTSKSDGDWFRMADQVKGKITKDSIEIFKYLTLHTIADMQFVIPKPVEKGIMKTVRGKKDDAKKDAIIIDVTAGDETKRIELFGSKFNSTGSKEMKIAGLNFRLLYGAKILETPFSIKLNDFQLEKYPGSESAASYASEVTVIDPKETFDYRIYMNHILDHRGYKFFQASYDLSGGKEETHLSVNHDFLGTFITYLGYSLLYTGMITILFAKYTRFDDLKSGLKKIRKKKMTLSLIGFLLASTIMYSQHDSKNHTTERINTTKIDSILQANIVEASHAELFSKLVIQDAGGRMKPAHTFASELVRKVSHSDTFKGMNASQVLLSIIENPRFWFEVPVIYLEEKNLKIREYIGIDATAEFASLADFITPQGEYKIREKVAEAQKKNVRNKYEKDLINIDKRIGLLYSAIGGGILKIYPIPGDENNKWVSQPETSEANFKGTDSVFVRQSLPVYIQFLQKAKKTGNYTESNKVLEGIKTFQQKFGAEVNLSQDKIDLEIAYNKAQPFLTLAMYYGIASLFLIVFVVWQIFVTRKWINITVKGLSIGVAILFVLHTLGLLARWYISGYAPWSNAYESIIFVAWATVLFGLFMGRKSALTITATAFLAAITLAFAHQNWLDPEIANLQPVLNSWWLLVHTSIIVASYGPLSLGMILGIIALFLMVFTTKKNKKRMDLNIKELTIINEMAITIGLIMLTIGNFLGGMWANESWGRYWGWDPKETWALISIMVYAFVLHMRLIPGLRSRLAFNFASAFAYMSIMMTYFGVNFYLSGLHSYASGDRAVTPTEAYMYIAFLTLLTTAAHFKYKKYFKR is encoded by the coding sequence ATGAAAAAAATTCTGAATTTCCTCTACTCTACCCGATTAATGGCTGTTTTATTTTTTGTGTTTGCTGTTGCTATGGGTATCGCAACATTTATAGAAAATGATTTTGGCACACAAACCTCTAAAGCACTAATTTACAACGCTTGGTGGTTTGAGCTTATTATGGTGTTTTTCGTAATAAATTTCTTCGGAAATATATTTAGATATCGACTTTTTAAAAAAGAAAAATGGCCCGTATTAATGTTTCATGCCTCCTTCATTCTAATTCTGCTAGGTGCAGGAATAACTCGCTATGTGGGCTATGAAGGAATTATGCTTATAGAAGAGGGAGAAACAACTAATAAGTTTTTATCAGAAACTACTTATTTAAATGCTATTGTAGATGATGGCAATGTTCAAAAACCAGAAATTAACGCACCAATTTTACTATCGGCACTAGGAGAAAACAACTGGTCTTACTCCGATAATTTTAAAACTGAAACAACAGAAATAGATTTTAAATTTGAATTGGTTGATTATATCCCTTGGGCAGAAAAAAAACTTATTGAAGATGAAAATGGTAAAGAACATTTGTTTTTTGTAGAATCGTCTGAAGGAACAAGACATGAACATTGGATTGAAAAAGGGACTATTCAGAATATTCACGGAGTTTTAGTAGGTTTTGATGCTCCCGGTGATAATGCTACCCTTAGTTTTACCAACAAAGATGGAGTACTAAAAATGACATCAAAATCTGACGGAGATTGGTTTCGTATGGCAGATCAAGTAAAAGGGAAAATTACCAAAGACAGTATAGAAATCTTTAAATATTTAACTCTTCATACTATTGCAGACATGCAATTTGTAATTCCTAAACCAGTAGAAAAAGGAATTATGAAAACTGTAAGAGGCAAAAAAGATGATGCTAAAAAAGATGCTATTATAATTGATGTAACTGCAGGAGATGAAACAAAAAGAATAGAACTTTTTGGTAGTAAGTTTAATAGTACTGGTTCTAAAGAAATGAAAATTGCTGGGCTTAATTTTAGATTGTTGTACGGTGCTAAAATTTTAGAAACTCCCTTTAGTATAAAACTAAACGATTTTCAATTAGAAAAATATCCAGGGTCAGAAAGTGCAGCTTCATATGCAAGTGAAGTAACAGTTATAGACCCCAAAGAAACCTTTGATTACAGAATATATATGAATCATATATTAGACCACAGAGGCTACAAATTTTTTCAGGCTAGTTATGATTTATCTGGTGGTAAAGAGGAAACTCACCTTTCTGTAAATCATGATTTTTTAGGAACTTTTATTACCTATTTAGGATATTCACTTTTATACACTGGAATGATTACCATACTTTTTGCCAAATACACCCGTTTTGATGATTTAAAAAGTGGATTGAAAAAAATTAGAAAAAAGAAAATGACGCTTTCTTTAATTGGGTTTTTACTGGCCAGTACAATAATGTATAGCCAACATGACAGTAAAAACCATACTACAGAGAGAATTAACACTACCAAAATAGATTCCATTTTACAAGCAAATATAGTAGAGGCTTCACATGCCGAACTTTTTAGTAAATTGGTAATACAAGATGCAGGTGGTAGAATGAAGCCAGCACATACATTTGCCTCTGAACTGGTAAGAAAAGTAAGTCATTCTGATACTTTTAAAGGGATGAATGCTAGTCAAGTTTTACTATCTATTATAGAAAATCCACGATTTTGGTTTGAAGTTCCGGTGATATATCTCGAAGAGAAAAATCTTAAAATAAGAGAATATATTGGTATTGATGCTACTGCAGAATTTGCAAGTTTAGCAGATTTTATAACACCACAAGGAGAGTACAAAATAAGAGAAAAAGTTGCGGAAGCACAAAAAAAGAATGTTAGAAATAAATATGAGAAAGATTTAATTAATATAGACAAAAGAATTGGCTTATTGTACAGTGCTATTGGAGGTGGTATTTTAAAAATTTACCCAATTCCTGGAGACGAAAATAACAAGTGGGTTTCTCAACCAGAAACATCAGAAGCTAATTTTAAAGGAACAGATTCTGTATTTGTAAGACAGTCTTTACCTGTTTATATACAGTTTCTTCAAAAAGCAAAGAAAACAGGAAACTATACAGAGTCTAATAAAGTACTAGAAGGAATTAAAACATTTCAACAAAAATTTGGTGCAGAAGTAAACTTAAGTCAAGATAAAATTGATTTAGAAATTGCCTACAATAAAGCTCAGCCATTTCTTACTTTAGCAATGTATTATGGTATTGCTAGTTTATTTTTAATTGTTTTTGTTGTTTGGCAAATATTTGTTACTAGAAAATGGATAAATATTACAGTAAAAGGACTATCTATTGGTGTCGCCATATTATTTGTATTACACACTCTAGGGCTTCTTGCTAGATGGTACATTAGCGGTTATGCACCCTGGAGTAATGCCTATGAATCTATCATTTTTGTAGCTTGGGCAACTGTTTTATTCGGTCTATTTATGGGTAGAAAATCTGCTTTAACAATTACCGCTACTGCATTCTTAGCTGCAATAACGTTAGCATTTGCTCACCAAAATTGGCTAGACCCAGAAATTGCTAATTTACAACCAGTATTAAATTCTTGGTGGTTGTTAGTTCATACCTCTATTATTGTTGCAAGTTACGGACCACTTTCTCTAGGTATGATTTTAGGTATTATCGCATTATTCTTGATGGTATTTACAACCAAAAAGAATAAAAAAAGAATGGATTTAAATATAAAAGAGCTAACTATTATTAATGAAATGGCCATAACCATTGGTTTAATTATGCTCACTATTGGAAACTTTTTAGGAGGTATGTGGGCTAATGAAAGTTGGGGCCGTTATTGGGGTTGGGACCCAAAAGAAACATGGGCATTAATATCTATAATGGTTTATGCTTTTGTACTACATATGAGACTTATACCAGGCTTAAGAAGCAGATTGGCCTTTAATTTTGCTTCAGCTTTTGCTTATATGTCTATTATGATGACGTATTTTGGGGTTAATTTTTACTTATCTGGTTTGCATTCTTATGCTAGTGGAGACAGAGCAGTTACACCAACCGAAGCATATATGTATATTGCCTTTTTAACACTATTAACTACTGCTGCTCATTTTAAATATAAAAAGTATTTTAAAAGATAA
- a CDS encoding TlpA family protein disulfide reductase — MFKKIVFNGGLVILVYILIVFIAGTQKIIFPVFMILAFIVSMFMSYKNVTASFIPLLLIWLIHLFLPDSKLNNVIIYIVFTPLTFLLGYYLRNKFYFLKILYLIILILVGIYGFSNFWMIIENYNARQKKDAPKMEFISENGNQIRLDTIQNKIIVLDYWTTSCGVCFQKFPKYEELFMKYKNNPNINLYAVNIPERRDTIGHAKKMIEKYNYQFPVLYSETDTVPKLLGFNRYPHVIILKDKKVRYNGYPVLEDDVYVHNLENEIEKLLNE, encoded by the coding sequence ATGTTTAAAAAAATAGTTTTTAATGGTGGTTTAGTAATATTAGTATACATATTAATTGTTTTTATTGCTGGTACGCAAAAAATAATATTTCCTGTATTTATGATATTAGCATTTATTGTAAGTATGTTTATGTCTTATAAAAATGTCACAGCATCATTTATTCCACTATTATTAATATGGTTAATTCATTTGTTTTTACCCGATTCAAAACTTAATAATGTAATTATATATATTGTTTTTACACCTCTAACTTTTTTACTAGGTTATTACTTGAGAAATAAATTTTATTTTTTAAAAATACTTTATTTAATCATACTAATTTTAGTGGGTATATATGGGTTTTCAAATTTTTGGATGATAATCGAAAATTATAATGCTCGTCAAAAAAAAGATGCTCCAAAAATGGAGTTCATATCTGAAAATGGTAATCAAATTAGATTAGATACGATTCAAAATAAAATTATCGTTTTGGATTATTGGACTACCAGCTGCGGGGTTTGTTTTCAAAAATTCCCCAAGTATGAAGAGTTATTTATGAAATATAAAAACAATCCTAATATAAACTTGTATGCTGTGAATATTCCTGAAAGGAGAGATACTATTGGGCATGCAAAAAAAATGATTGAAAAATATAATTATCAGTTTCCAGTTTTATATTCTGAAACAGATACAGTTCCTAAATTATTAGGTTTTAATAGATATCCTCATGTAATAATACTTAAAGACAAGAAAGTAAGATACAATGGTTATCCAGTTCTAGAAGATGATGTCTATGTTCATAACTTAGAAAATGAAATTGAAAAATTATTAAATGAATAG
- the scpA gene encoding methylmalonyl-CoA mutase: MPRKSVENIRLKKKSAKAKKSFHHEDFVAGIPPYLRGPYSTMYVRKPWTIRQYAGFSTAEESNAFYKRNLAAGQKGLSVAFDLATHRGYDSDHERVQGDVGKAGVAIDSVEDMKILFNEIPLDKMSVSMTMNGAVLPILAFYIVAAEEQGVLPEELSGTIQNDILKEFMVRNTYIYPPSPSMKIIADIFEYTTKNMPKFNSISISGYHMQEAGATAEIELAYTLADGLEYLKKGLEAGMDIDAFAPRLSFFWAIGMDHFTEIAKLRAARMLWAKIVKQFNPKNPKSLSLRTHCQTSGWSLTAQDPFNNVARTTIEAMAAVFGGTQSLHTNALDEAIALPTDFSARIARNTQLFLQQETDITKTVDPWAGSYYIEELTQNIAEKAWELMNEIEKFGGMTKAIEKGIPKMRIEEAAAIKQANIDSGQEIIVGVNKYELEQEDPLHILEVDNQAVRKSQIKRLNHLKLNRNQEKVTNALQELTNAAKTGKQNLLAATIIAARERATLGEISDALEITFGRHKAINKTISGVYSKEIKDDKLFEKARNLADKFAKLEGRRPRIMISKLGQDGHDRGAKVVATGYADLGFDVDMGPLFQTPKEATKQAVENDVHILGISSLAAGHKTLVPQVIKELKKYNREDIMVIVGGVIPAQDYQFLFDAGAVGVFGPGTKIAQAAIELLEILIDSVHLTD, from the coding sequence ATGCCAAGAAAATCAGTAGAAAATATACGCTTAAAAAAAAAGAGCGCCAAAGCTAAAAAATCTTTTCACCACGAAGATTTTGTAGCTGGCATCCCACCATATCTTAGAGGCCCTTACAGTACAATGTATGTAAGAAAACCATGGACTATAAGACAATATGCCGGATTTTCTACTGCCGAAGAAAGCAATGCTTTTTATAAGAGAAACCTAGCTGCAGGACAAAAAGGACTTTCGGTAGCTTTTGATTTAGCCACACACAGAGGCTATGACTCAGATCATGAGAGAGTTCAAGGAGATGTTGGTAAGGCTGGCGTAGCCATTGACTCGGTAGAAGACATGAAAATTTTATTTAACGAAATTCCGTTAGATAAAATGTCTGTATCCATGACTATGAATGGTGCAGTATTACCCATTTTAGCATTTTACATAGTTGCTGCAGAAGAACAAGGAGTATTACCAGAAGAACTCTCTGGCACAATACAAAACGATATTTTAAAGGAGTTTATGGTTAGAAATACATATATCTATCCACCTTCACCTTCTATGAAAATTATTGCAGATATTTTTGAGTATACTACTAAGAATATGCCAAAATTTAATTCTATTTCTATCTCTGGTTATCACATGCAAGAAGCAGGTGCTACTGCAGAAATTGAATTAGCTTACACGTTAGCAGATGGCCTAGAATATTTAAAAAAAGGACTTGAAGCAGGTATGGATATCGATGCCTTTGCTCCGAGACTTTCTTTTTTCTGGGCTATTGGTATGGATCACTTTACAGAAATTGCAAAACTAAGAGCCGCAAGAATGTTGTGGGCAAAAATTGTGAAGCAGTTCAATCCTAAAAACCCAAAATCACTATCGTTAAGAACTCACTGCCAAACTAGCGGTTGGAGTTTAACCGCTCAAGACCCTTTTAACAATGTTGCAAGAACAACTATAGAAGCTATGGCAGCTGTTTTTGGCGGTACACAAAGTTTACACACCAACGCATTGGACGAAGCAATTGCACTTCCCACAGACTTTTCTGCCAGAATAGCCCGAAACACCCAACTTTTTCTTCAACAAGAAACTGACATTACAAAAACTGTAGATCCTTGGGCTGGAAGTTATTACATAGAAGAACTAACTCAAAATATAGCAGAAAAAGCATGGGAACTCATGAACGAAATAGAAAAGTTTGGGGGCATGACAAAAGCTATTGAAAAAGGGATTCCAAAAATGAGAATTGAGGAAGCTGCGGCTATAAAACAAGCAAATATAGATAGCGGACAAGAAATAATTGTTGGAGTTAACAAATATGAATTAGAGCAAGAAGACCCTTTACATATCTTAGAAGTAGACAACCAAGCGGTTAGAAAATCTCAAATAAAGCGTCTAAACCATTTAAAATTAAATAGAAACCAAGAAAAAGTAACAAACGCACTACAAGAACTTACAAATGCTGCAAAAACTGGTAAACAAAATCTTTTAGCAGCCACTATAATTGCAGCTAGAGAAAGAGCTACTTTAGGAGAAATTTCTGATGCCTTAGAAATTACTTTTGGAAGACACAAAGCAATTAACAAAACGATATCTGGAGTGTATAGTAAAGAAATAAAAGACGATAAGCTTTTTGAAAAAGCACGCAATTTGGCAGATAAATTTGCAAAATTAGAAGGACGTAGACCTCGCATAATGATTTCTAAATTAGGGCAAGACGGTCATGATAGAGGCGCAAAAGTTGTAGCCACAGGATATGCCGATTTAGGTTTTGATGTAGATATGGGACCATTATTTCAAACGCCAAAAGAAGCAACCAAACAAGCCGTAGAAAATGATGTGCATATTTTAGGAATTTCTTCTCTTGCAGCAGGTCATAAAACCCTTGTTCCACAAGTAATTAAAGAGTTAAAAAAATACAACAGAGAAGATATTATGGTAATTGTTGGTGGGGTTATTCCAGCACAAGATTATCAGTTTTTATTTGACGCTGGTGCAGTGGGTGTTTTTGGCCCTGGTACAAAAATTGCACAAGCTGCTATTGAATTGCTAGAAATTTTGATTGATAGTGTTCATTTAACTGATTAG
- a CDS encoding methylmalonyl-CoA mutase subunit beta gives MSSFLFDEFIGTPPAAWKQKIQVDLRGDDFNDNLLWKTKEGIVVKPFYTKEDRTNIEITAPENSFNICQKIVITNDIEANRNALDAIKKGANSIQFIANKKFNPEVVLKGLDKNYSTLYFLFNFLDERFVEEIEKLTSKNNTFFQIDIIGNLAATGNWFTSLKIDHNKLDKIIKICKNPISISADLYDNAGATIVQQLAYTLAQANEYINYYGIEIANKIHFKFSVGSNYFHEIAKLKAFRLLWESLLENYQVSSHKISTNIFTEPTQRNKTIYDYNVNMLRTTTECMSAILGGSNTVANNSYDAIYADSNNFGERISRNQLLILKEESGFKSAQKITEGSYYLETIIAQFAEKALDIFKQIEKGGGLLKQLKEGNIQRKIKESAAKEAYNFNTKKLVLVGTNLQQNKNEKVTNEFEKNPFVTKRNLKTIIIPIIKKRIAEDLEKERLKFNE, from the coding sequence ATGAGTAGTTTTTTATTTGATGAGTTTATAGGAACACCCCCCGCAGCCTGGAAACAAAAAATTCAGGTAGATTTACGGGGCGATGATTTTAATGACAACTTATTATGGAAAACGAAAGAGGGAATTGTAGTAAAACCGTTTTATACTAAAGAAGATAGGACCAATATAGAGATTACAGCACCAGAAAACAGTTTTAATATTTGCCAAAAAATAGTAATTACAAATGATATCGAAGCAAATAGAAACGCCCTAGATGCCATTAAAAAAGGTGCAAATTCTATTCAGTTTATTGCTAATAAAAAATTTAATCCAGAGGTAGTTCTTAAAGGATTAGATAAAAACTACAGTACTCTTTACTTTTTATTTAATTTTTTAGATGAGCGCTTTGTAGAGGAAATTGAAAAACTTACTAGCAAAAACAATACCTTTTTTCAAATAGATATTATTGGCAATTTAGCTGCTACCGGTAATTGGTTTACTAGCTTAAAAATAGACCACAACAAGCTAGATAAAATAATAAAAATTTGTAAAAATCCAATTAGTATTTCTGCAGATTTGTATGACAATGCAGGTGCAACTATTGTACAACAATTAGCATATACATTAGCACAAGCAAACGAGTACATTAACTATTATGGCATAGAGATAGCAAATAAAATACACTTTAAATTTTCTGTAGGAAGTAATTATTTTCATGAAATAGCAAAACTAAAAGCATTTCGGTTATTATGGGAGTCTTTGTTAGAAAACTACCAAGTATCCTCTCATAAAATATCTACAAATATTTTTACAGAACCAACTCAAAGAAATAAAACAATTTACGATTATAATGTAAATATGTTAAGAACTACTACTGAATGTATGAGTGCTATTTTAGGTGGCTCAAACACAGTTGCAAATAATTCGTATGATGCCATTTATGCTGATTCTAATAACTTTGGCGAACGAATTTCTAGAAATCAATTATTAATTTTAAAAGAAGAAAGCGGATTTAAAAGTGCTCAAAAAATAACGGAGGGCTCTTATTACTTAGAAACAATTATAGCACAGTTTGCAGAAAAAGCACTAGATATTTTTAAACAAATTGAAAAAGGTGGGGGCCTTTTAAAACAATTGAAAGAAGGAAATATTCAACGAAAAATTAAAGAAAGTGCTGCAAAAGAAGCTTATAATTTTAACACTAAAAAACTTGTATTAGTAGGTACCAACTTACAACAAAACAAGAATGAAAAAGTAACCAACGAATTTGAAAAAAATCCGTTTGTTACAAAACGAAATCTCAAAACAATAATCATCCCTATTATTAAAAAAAGAATTGCTGAAGACCTAGAAAAAGAGAGGTTAAAGTTTAATGAATAA
- a CDS encoding FtsB family cell division protein: MSFKEFKNKKIIKILTNSFVLISIPFIIWMLFFDENSYLVHRKFDLEIKDLENTIHFYKNKIEEDKATIKKLEDSLQLERFAREKYLLKKENEDIYIIEFDTLKK; this comes from the coding sequence ATGTCTTTCAAAGAATTTAAAAATAAAAAAATAATAAAAATTTTAACAAATAGTTTTGTTTTAATTTCCATTCCTTTTATAATTTGGATGTTGTTTTTTGATGAAAATTCTTATCTTGTGCATAGAAAATTTGACCTAGAGATAAAAGATTTGGAAAATACCATACACTTTTATAAAAATAAAATTGAAGAAGATAAAGCAACTATAAAAAAATTAGAAGATTCACTTCAATTAGAAAGGTTTGCTAGAGAAAAGTACCTACTTAAAAAAGAAAACGAAGACATTTACATAATAGAATTTGATACCTTAAAAAAATAA
- the udk gene encoding uridine kinase — translation MLIIGIAGGTGSGKTTVVNQIIKQLPTDEVCVISQDSYYNETDSLSYEERTKINFDHPRAIDFDLIIKHLKALKSGKTINQPIYSFVTHNRTKDTIKTHPRKVIIVEGILIFNNKELRDLFDIKIFVHAETDERLIRRLKRDITERGRDIDEVLTRYQTTLKPMHQQFIEPTKNFADLIIPNDRYNNVAINVLRTFINERL, via the coding sequence ATGCTTATAATAGGGATAGCTGGTGGTACAGGAAGTGGTAAAACAACAGTAGTAAATCAGATAATTAAACAACTTCCTACCGATGAAGTTTGTGTAATTTCTCAAGATTCTTATTACAACGAAACCGACTCACTTTCTTACGAAGAAAGAACAAAGATTAACTTTGACCATCCGAGAGCTATCGATTTCGACTTAATTATAAAACATTTGAAAGCCTTAAAATCTGGAAAAACTATAAACCAACCAATTTATTCTTTTGTAACGCATAACAGAACTAAAGACACCATAAAGACTCATCCAAGAAAAGTAATTATTGTTGAGGGTATTTTAATATTTAATAACAAAGAGCTGAGAGATTTATTCGATATTAAAATTTTTGTACATGCAGAAACAGACGAACGTTTAATTAGAAGATTAAAAAGAGATATTACAGAAAGAGGTAGAGATATAGACGAGGTGCTAACAAGGTATCAAACAACACTTAAACCTATGCATCAGCAATTTATAGAGCCAACAAAAAATTTTGCTGATTTAATTATACCGAACGACCGCTACAATAATGTTGCCATTAATGTACTAAGAACTTTTATTAACGAACGTTTATAA